In the genome of Oncorhynchus mykiss isolate Arlee chromosome 18, USDA_OmykA_1.1, whole genome shotgun sequence, one region contains:
- the LOC110528886 gene encoding zinc finger protein OZF-like isoform X1 translates to MASVKLEDCSQTLELNVNIKDEEEEEEIGTSVSHGMRPGTSTVRTNPACLSPSTLSPNLQSLGPDCDSGAQFTLQDPEMASVKLEDCNQTLELNVNIKDEEEEEKNGTSVSHGGLELSLRPVTSTVTTNSACLSPSTLSPNLQSLGPDCDSGAQFALQDPEMASVKLEDCSQTQELNVNIKDEEVEEKIGKSVSHGDNVETFSTSREQQQEDHRAKRSHPCPHCEEIFPFLSKLKVHLKIHTGENRYSYTDGGKNFTTSKALTVHQRVHTGEKLFSCSDCVKCFTTSTRLKVHQRTHTGEKPYICSDCKASFSLLRNLKRHERIHTGEKLYSCSDCAARFSLLCNLKRHECIHTGEKPYSCSDCGKSFSLLGHLKRHQHIHTGEKPYSCSDCGKSFSRLGHLKTHKHIHTGEKPYSCSDCVKCFTTSTELKVHKRTHTGEKPYSCSDCVKCFTTSTRLKVHQRTHTGEKPYICSDCAASFSVLCHLKRHESIHTGEKPYSCSDCGASFSLLCNLKRHQRLHTGEKPYHCTDCEKRFYRLGHLKRHQCIHKGEKFSQTS, encoded by the exons atggcgtcagtgaagctggaagactgcagtcaaacactggagctgaatgtcaacattaaagatgaagaagaggaggaggagattggGACATCTGTTTCTCATG GTATGAGGCCGGGAACATCGacagtgaggacaaacccagcctgcctctctccttccacattgagtccaaacctacagtcactgggtcctgattgtgacagtggagcccagtttacactgcaggatccagagatggcatcagtgaagctggaagactgcaatcaaacactggagctgaatgtcaacattaaagatgaagaagaggaggagaagaatggGACATCTGTTAGTCATGG AGGACTAGAATTAAGTCTGAGGCCGGTAACATCAACAGTGACGACAAActcagcctgcctctctccttccacactgagtccaaacctacagtcactgggtcctgattgtgacagtggagcccagtttgcactgcaggatccagagatggcatcagtgaagctggaagactgcagtcaaacacaggagctgaatgtcaacattaaagatgaagaagtGGAGGAGAAGATTGGGAAATCTGTTTCTCATG gagacaaTGTTGAGACATTCTCTACATCTAGAGAGCAACAGCAGGAAGATCACAGAGCTAAGAGGTCTCACCCCTGCCCACATTGTGAGGAGATTTTCCCATTTCTATCAAAGCTAAAAGTACACctaaaaatacacacaggagagaatcgGTATTCCTATACTGACGGTGGGAAGAATTTCACAACATCCAAGGCTCTGACAGTTCATCAGAGagtgcacacaggagagaagctgttctcctgctctgactgtgtaaaatgcttcacaacatcaactaGGCTAAAAGTTCatcaaagaacacacacaggagagaagccttacatcTGCTCTGACTGTAAGGCGAGTTTCTCTCTACTGCGCAACTTAAAACgacatgaacgtatacacacaggagagaagctttattcctgctctgactgtgcgGCGAGGTTCTCTCTACTGTGCAACTTAAAACGACATGAatgtatacacacaggagagaagccttactcctgctctgactgtggaaagagtttctctctACTGGGCCACTTAAAAAGACACCAACATATACAtacgggagagaagccttactcctgctctgactgtggaaagagtttctctcgACTGGGCCACTTAAAAACACATAAAcatatacatacaggagagaagccttactcctgctctgactgtgtaaaatgcttcacaacatcaactgagcTAAAAGTCCAtaaaagaacacacacaggagagaagccttactcttgCTCTGATTGtgtaaaatgcttcacaacatcaactaggctaaaagttcatcagagaacacacacaggagagaagccttacatcTGTTCTGACTGTGCGGCGAGTTTCTCTGTACTGTGCCACTTAAAACGGCATGAaagtatacacacaggagagaagccttactcctgctctgactgtggggcgaGTTTCTCTCTACTGTGCAACTTAAAACGACATCAACgtttacacacaggagagaagccttatcactgcaCTGACTGTGAGAAGAGATTCTACAGATTGGGCCATTTAAAAAGACACCAATGTATACATAAAGGAGAGAAGTTTTCTCAGACCAGCTAA
- the LOC110528886 gene encoding zinc finger protein OZF-like isoform X2, with amino-acid sequence MASVKLEDCSQTLELNVNIKDEEEEEEIGTSVSHGMRPGTSTVRTNPACLSPSTLSPNLQSLGPDCDSGAQFTLQDPEMASVKLEDCNQTLELNVNIKDEEEEEKNGTSVSHGLELSLRPVTSTVTTNSACLSPSTLSPNLQSLGPDCDSGAQFALQDPEMASVKLEDCSQTQELNVNIKDEEVEEKIGKSVSHGDNVETFSTSREQQQEDHRAKRSHPCPHCEEIFPFLSKLKVHLKIHTGENRYSYTDGGKNFTTSKALTVHQRVHTGEKLFSCSDCVKCFTTSTRLKVHQRTHTGEKPYICSDCKASFSLLRNLKRHERIHTGEKLYSCSDCAARFSLLCNLKRHECIHTGEKPYSCSDCGKSFSLLGHLKRHQHIHTGEKPYSCSDCGKSFSRLGHLKTHKHIHTGEKPYSCSDCVKCFTTSTELKVHKRTHTGEKPYSCSDCVKCFTTSTRLKVHQRTHTGEKPYICSDCAASFSVLCHLKRHESIHTGEKPYSCSDCGASFSLLCNLKRHQRLHTGEKPYHCTDCEKRFYRLGHLKRHQCIHKGEKFSQTS; translated from the exons atggcgtcagtgaagctggaagactgcagtcaaacactggagctgaatgtcaacattaaagatgaagaagaggaggaggagattggGACATCTGTTTCTCATG GTATGAGGCCGGGAACATCGacagtgaggacaaacccagcctgcctctctccttccacattgagtccaaacctacagtcactgggtcctgattgtgacagtggagcccagtttacactgcaggatccagagatggcatcagtgaagctggaagactgcaatcaaacactggagctgaatgtcaacattaaagatgaagaagaggaggagaagaatggGACATCTGTTAGTCATG GACTAGAATTAAGTCTGAGGCCGGTAACATCAACAGTGACGACAAActcagcctgcctctctccttccacactgagtccaaacctacagtcactgggtcctgattgtgacagtggagcccagtttgcactgcaggatccagagatggcatcagtgaagctggaagactgcagtcaaacacaggagctgaatgtcaacattaaagatgaagaagtGGAGGAGAAGATTGGGAAATCTGTTTCTCATG gagacaaTGTTGAGACATTCTCTACATCTAGAGAGCAACAGCAGGAAGATCACAGAGCTAAGAGGTCTCACCCCTGCCCACATTGTGAGGAGATTTTCCCATTTCTATCAAAGCTAAAAGTACACctaaaaatacacacaggagagaatcgGTATTCCTATACTGACGGTGGGAAGAATTTCACAACATCCAAGGCTCTGACAGTTCATCAGAGagtgcacacaggagagaagctgttctcctgctctgactgtgtaaaatgcttcacaacatcaactaGGCTAAAAGTTCatcaaagaacacacacaggagagaagccttacatcTGCTCTGACTGTAAGGCGAGTTTCTCTCTACTGCGCAACTTAAAACgacatgaacgtatacacacaggagagaagctttattcctgctctgactgtgcgGCGAGGTTCTCTCTACTGTGCAACTTAAAACGACATGAatgtatacacacaggagagaagccttactcctgctctgactgtggaaagagtttctctctACTGGGCCACTTAAAAAGACACCAACATATACAtacgggagagaagccttactcctgctctgactgtggaaagagtttctctcgACTGGGCCACTTAAAAACACATAAAcatatacatacaggagagaagccttactcctgctctgactgtgtaaaatgcttcacaacatcaactgagcTAAAAGTCCAtaaaagaacacacacaggagagaagccttactcttgCTCTGATTGtgtaaaatgcttcacaacatcaactaggctaaaagttcatcagagaacacacacaggagagaagccttacatcTGTTCTGACTGTGCGGCGAGTTTCTCTGTACTGTGCCACTTAAAACGGCATGAaagtatacacacaggagagaagccttactcctgctctgactgtggggcgaGTTTCTCTCTACTGTGCAACTTAAAACGACATCAACgtttacacacaggagagaagccttatcactgcaCTGACTGTGAGAAGAGATTCTACAGATTGGGCCATTTAAAAAGACACCAATGTATACATAAAGGAGAGAAGTTTTCTCAGACCAGCTAA
- the LOC110528886 gene encoding zinc finger protein OZF-like isoform X3, protein MASVKLEDCSQTLELNVNIKDEEEEEEIGTSVSHGMRPGTSTVRTNPACLSPSTLSPNLQSLGPDCDSGAQFTLQDPEMASVKLEDCNQTLELNVNIKDEEEEEKNGTSVSHGMRPVTSTVTTNSACLSPSTLSPNLQSLGPDCDSGAQFALQDPEMASVKLEDCSQTQELNVNIKDEEVEEKIGKSVSHGDNVETFSTSREQQQEDHRAKRSHPCPHCEEIFPFLSKLKVHLKIHTGENRYSYTDGGKNFTTSKALTVHQRVHTGEKLFSCSDCVKCFTTSTRLKVHQRTHTGEKPYICSDCKASFSLLRNLKRHERIHTGEKLYSCSDCAARFSLLCNLKRHECIHTGEKPYSCSDCGKSFSLLGHLKRHQHIHTGEKPYSCSDCGKSFSRLGHLKTHKHIHTGEKPYSCSDCVKCFTTSTELKVHKRTHTGEKPYSCSDCVKCFTTSTRLKVHQRTHTGEKPYICSDCAASFSVLCHLKRHESIHTGEKPYSCSDCGASFSLLCNLKRHQRLHTGEKPYHCTDCEKRFYRLGHLKRHQCIHKGEKFSQTS, encoded by the exons atggcgtcagtgaagctggaagactgcagtcaaacactggagctgaatgtcaacattaaagatgaagaagaggaggaggagattggGACATCTGTTTCTCATG GTATGAGGCCGGGAACATCGacagtgaggacaaacccagcctgcctctctccttccacattgagtccaaacctacagtcactgggtcctgattgtgacagtggagcccagtttacactgcaggatccagagatggcatcagtgaagctggaagactgcaatcaaacactggagctgaatgtcaacattaaagatgaagaagaggaggagaagaatggGACATCTGTTAGTCATGGTA TGAGGCCGGTAACATCAACAGTGACGACAAActcagcctgcctctctccttccacactgagtccaaacctacagtcactgggtcctgattgtgacagtggagcccagtttgcactgcaggatccagagatggcatcagtgaagctggaagactgcagtcaaacacaggagctgaatgtcaacattaaagatgaagaagtGGAGGAGAAGATTGGGAAATCTGTTTCTCATG gagacaaTGTTGAGACATTCTCTACATCTAGAGAGCAACAGCAGGAAGATCACAGAGCTAAGAGGTCTCACCCCTGCCCACATTGTGAGGAGATTTTCCCATTTCTATCAAAGCTAAAAGTACACctaaaaatacacacaggagagaatcgGTATTCCTATACTGACGGTGGGAAGAATTTCACAACATCCAAGGCTCTGACAGTTCATCAGAGagtgcacacaggagagaagctgttctcctgctctgactgtgtaaaatgcttcacaacatcaactaGGCTAAAAGTTCatcaaagaacacacacaggagagaagccttacatcTGCTCTGACTGTAAGGCGAGTTTCTCTCTACTGCGCAACTTAAAACgacatgaacgtatacacacaggagagaagctttattcctgctctgactgtgcgGCGAGGTTCTCTCTACTGTGCAACTTAAAACGACATGAatgtatacacacaggagagaagccttactcctgctctgactgtggaaagagtttctctctACTGGGCCACTTAAAAAGACACCAACATATACAtacgggagagaagccttactcctgctctgactgtggaaagagtttctctcgACTGGGCCACTTAAAAACACATAAAcatatacatacaggagagaagccttactcctgctctgactgtgtaaaatgcttcacaacatcaactgagcTAAAAGTCCAtaaaagaacacacacaggagagaagccttactcttgCTCTGATTGtgtaaaatgcttcacaacatcaactaggctaaaagttcatcagagaacacacacaggagagaagccttacatcTGTTCTGACTGTGCGGCGAGTTTCTCTGTACTGTGCCACTTAAAACGGCATGAaagtatacacacaggagagaagccttactcctgctctgactgtggggcgaGTTTCTCTCTACTGTGCAACTTAAAACGACATCAACgtttacacacaggagagaagccttatcactgcaCTGACTGTGAGAAGAGATTCTACAGATTGGGCCATTTAAAAAGACACCAATGTATACATAAAGGAGAGAAGTTTTCTCAGACCAGCTAA
- the LOC110528886 gene encoding uncharacterized protein LOC110528886 isoform X10 yields the protein MASVKLEDCSQTLELNVNIKDEEEEEEIGTSVSHGMRPGTSTVRTNPACLSPSTLSPNLQSLGPDCDSGAQFTLQDPEMASVKLEDCNQTLELNVNIKDEEEEEKNGTSVSHGGLELSLRPVTSTVTTNSACLSPSTLSPNLQSLGPDCDSGAQFALQDPEMASVKLEDCSQTQELNVNIKDEEVEEKIGKSVSHGSCLLASFSWPLCFYIYVACSLGIEPGFL from the exons atggcgtcagtgaagctggaagactgcagtcaaacactggagctgaatgtcaacattaaagatgaagaagaggaggaggagattggGACATCTGTTTCTCATG GTATGAGGCCGGGAACATCGacagtgaggacaaacccagcctgcctctctccttccacattgagtccaaacctacagtcactgggtcctgattgtgacagtggagcccagtttacactgcaggatccagagatggcatcagtgaagctggaagactgcaatcaaacactggagctgaatgtcaacattaaagatgaagaagaggaggagaagaatggGACATCTGTTAGTCATGG AGGACTAGAATTAAGTCTGAGGCCGGTAACATCAACAGTGACGACAAActcagcctgcctctctccttccacactgagtccaaacctacagtcactgggtcctgattgtgacagtggagcccagtttgcactgcaggatccagagatggcatcagtgaagctggaagactgcagtcaaacacaggagctgaatgtcaacattaaagatgaagaagtGGAGGAGAAGATTGGGAAATCTGTTTCTCATG gttcctgcttgCTGGCAAGTTTTTCGTGGCCACTTTGTTTCTACATCTAcgttgcttgctctttggggattgagcctgggtttctgtaa
- the LOC110528886 gene encoding uncharacterized protein LOC110528886 isoform X11 has product MASVKLEDCSQTLELNVNIKDEEEEEEIGTSVSHGMRPGTSTVRTNPACLSPSTLSPNLQSLGPDCDSGAQFTLQDPEMASVKLEDCNQTLELNVNIKDEEEEEKNGTSVSHGGLELSLRPVTSTVTTNSACLSPSTLSPNLQSLGPDCDSGAQFALQDPEMASVKLEDCSQTQELNVNIKDEEVEEKIGKSVSHGPGRVVQTRDS; this is encoded by the exons atggcgtcagtgaagctggaagactgcagtcaaacactggagctgaatgtcaacattaaagatgaagaagaggaggaggagattggGACATCTGTTTCTCATG GTATGAGGCCGGGAACATCGacagtgaggacaaacccagcctgcctctctccttccacattgagtccaaacctacagtcactgggtcctgattgtgacagtggagcccagtttacactgcaggatccagagatggcatcagtgaagctggaagactgcaatcaaacactggagctgaatgtcaacattaaagatgaagaagaggaggagaagaatggGACATCTGTTAGTCATGG AGGACTAGAATTAAGTCTGAGGCCGGTAACATCAACAGTGACGACAAActcagcctgcctctctccttccacactgagtccaaacctacagtcactgggtcctgattgtgacagtggagcccagtttgcactgcaggatccagagatggcatcagtgaagctggaagactgcagtcaaacacaggagctgaatgtcaacattaaagatgaagaagtGGAGGAGAAGATTGGGAAATCTGTTTCTCATG
- the LOC110528886 gene encoding uncharacterized protein LOC110528886 isoform X12: protein MASVKLEDCSQTLELNVNIKDEEEEEEIGTSVSHGMRPGTSTVRTNPACLSPSTLSPNLQSLGPDCDSGAQFTLQDPEMASVKLEDCNQTLELNVNIKDEEEEEKNGTSVSHGTCKIPDISWGNGPIPHTPILQVPDLLNGIEIRALRWPWQNTDIPV, encoded by the exons atggcgtcagtgaagctggaagactgcagtcaaacactggagctgaatgtcaacattaaagatgaagaagaggaggaggagattggGACATCTGTTTCTCATG GTATGAGGCCGGGAACATCGacagtgaggacaaacccagcctgcctctctccttccacattgagtccaaacctacagtcactgggtcctgattgtgacagtggagcccagtttacactgcaggatccagagatggcatcagtgaagctggaagactgcaatcaaacactggagctgaatgtcaacattaaagatgaagaagaggaggagaagaatggGACATCTGTTAGTCATG gcacctgcaagatcccGGACATTTCCTGGGGGAATGGTCCTATCCCTCACACTCCGATCCTACAGGTCCCAGacctgctcaatgggattgagatccgggctcttcgctggccatggcaaaacactgacattcctgtctag
- the LOC110528886 gene encoding uncharacterized protein LOC110528886 isoform X13, with translation MASVKLEDCSQTLELNVNIKDEEEEEEIGTSVSHGMRPGTSTVRTNPACLSPSTLSPNLQSLGPDCDSGAQFTLQDPEMASVKLEDCNQTLELNVNIKDEEEEEKNGTSVSHGSLVVGEMGQ, from the exons atggcgtcagtgaagctggaagactgcagtcaaacactggagctgaatgtcaacattaaagatgaagaagaggaggaggagattggGACATCTGTTTCTCATG GTATGAGGCCGGGAACATCGacagtgaggacaaacccagcctgcctctctccttccacattgagtccaaacctacagtcactgggtcctgattgtgacagtggagcccagtttacactgcaggatccagagatggcatcagtgaagctggaagactgcaatcaaacactggagctgaatgtcaacattaaagatgaagaagaggaggagaagaatggGACATCTGTTAGTCATG gtagcctagtggttggagagatgggccagtaa